A section of the Struthio camelus isolate bStrCam1 chromosome 18, bStrCam1.hap1, whole genome shotgun sequence genome encodes:
- the SAMD10 gene encoding sterile alpha motif domain-containing protein 10, protein MSCGERKDMEAARLSFCRSLLEHTVSAENLSHRRQRNPGSSLTWHDGRSQRAEGGRAVKLLRQPGTDGSQGRACDHYGIYHTSPTLGSLTKPVVLWTQQDVCKWLKKHCPHNYLIYVEAFSHHAITGRALLRLNAEKLQRMGIAHESQRQEVLQQVLQLQVREEVRNLQLLSQASFGNAS, encoded by the exons CCGCCCGCCTCAGCttctgccgcagcctcctggagcacACGGTGTCGGCCGAAAACCTCAGCCACCGCCGGCAGAGGAACCCGGGCAGCAGCCTCACCTGGCACGACGGCCGGAGCCAGCGGGCCGAGGGCGGCCGCGCCGTCAAGCTCCTGCGGCAGCCGGGCACCGACGGCTCCCAG GGCCGTGCCTGCGATCACTACGGCATATACCACACCAGCCCCACGCTAGGCAGCCTTACCAAGCCGGTGGTGCTATGGACCCAGCAGGATGTGTGCAAATGGCTAAAGAAGCACTGTCCACATAACTATCTCATCTACGTGGAGGCGTTTTCCCACCATGCCATCACAG GTCGGGCGCTGCTGCGGCTGAACGCGGAGAAGCTGCAGCGCATGGGCATCGCTCACGAGTCGCAGCGGCAGGAGGTCCTGCAGCAGGTCCTGCAGCTCCAGGTGCGCGAGGAGGTCCGAAACCTGCAGCTGCTCAGCCAAG CTTCTTTTGGAAATGCCTCCTAG